One window from the genome of Bartonella sp. WD16.2 encodes:
- the secY gene encoding preprotein translocase subunit SecY yields the protein MASAAEQLASNINFSTFSRATELKKRIWFTLAALLVYRFGTYISLPGINIDALRQTFEQHASGVLGLVNMFAGGAVGRMAIFALGIMPYISASIIVQLLTSIIPSLESLKKEGELGRKIINQYTRYVTVILAILQAFGVAVALETGIGTGLQIVLEPGVMFRVSAVITLVGGTMFLMWLGEQITSRGIGNGVSLIIFTGIVANFPSTFAQLLTAHSHADLSTFLLIGIVFIIVFVVGFIVFIERAQRRILIQYPKRQVGNQMFQSDVSHLPLKLNTAGIIPPIFASSLLLLPATINNFSDKMPQWIQTVSFSLGHGQPLYMIIYAALMAFFCFFYTAIVFNPSDTADQLKKHSGFIPGIRPGERTAEYIDYVLTRITVVGAVYIILVCLLPEFMISTLHVPFYLGGTSLLIVVTVTLDTVAQIQGHLVAHQYEGLIKKSKLRGGKRNR from the coding sequence ATGGCATCAGCTGCAGAACAACTTGCTTCCAATATAAATTTTAGCACTTTTTCACGTGCGACTGAATTAAAAAAACGTATCTGGTTTACTTTAGCTGCACTTCTTGTGTATCGTTTTGGTACTTATATTTCTTTGCCTGGTATTAATATTGATGCTTTACGGCAAACGTTTGAGCAGCATGCGTCCGGTGTACTGGGATTGGTAAATATGTTTGCTGGAGGTGCTGTTGGGCGTATGGCGATTTTTGCACTAGGAATTATGCCTTATATATCAGCATCAATCATTGTACAGTTGCTAACTTCAATTATTCCTTCATTGGAATCTCTTAAAAAAGAAGGTGAATTAGGCCGTAAAATTATTAATCAATATACTCGCTATGTAACAGTAATATTGGCTATTCTGCAGGCTTTTGGTGTTGCTGTTGCTCTTGAAACTGGTATAGGAACAGGACTTCAAATTGTTTTGGAGCCTGGTGTGATGTTTCGTGTTTCTGCTGTCATTACGTTGGTTGGTGGAACGATGTTTTTGATGTGGCTTGGTGAGCAGATTACATCACGTGGTATTGGTAATGGGGTTTCTCTCATTATTTTTACAGGTATTGTAGCTAATTTCCCTTCCACTTTTGCTCAACTTTTGACTGCGCATAGTCACGCTGATTTATCAACTTTTTTATTAATAGGAATTGTTTTTATTATTGTTTTTGTTGTTGGATTCATTGTTTTTATAGAACGTGCACAACGCCGAATTCTTATTCAATATCCAAAACGTCAAGTCGGTAATCAGATGTTTCAGAGTGATGTATCGCACCTTCCTTTAAAGTTGAATACTGCTGGGATTATCCCTCCAATTTTTGCTTCATCTTTGTTATTGTTGCCTGCAACTATTAATAATTTTTCTGATAAAATGCCACAGTGGATTCAGACTGTTTCTTTTTCTCTTGGTCATGGACAACCACTTTATATGATAATTTATGCAGCTTTGATGGCGTTTTTTTGTTTTTTCTATACAGCTATTGTATTTAATCCTAGTGATACAGCGGATCAATTAAAAAAGCATTCGGGTTTTATTCCCGGAATTCGCCCTGGTGAGCGTACAGCTGAATATATTGATTATGTTTTGACGCGTATTACTGTTGTCGGTGCGGTTTATATTATCCTAGTTTGTTTACTGCCGGAGTTTATGATATCGACACTGCATGTTCCTTTTTATCTTGGGGGTACGTCCTTGCTCATTGTTGTTACTGTTACGCTTGATACGGTTGCTCAAATTCAGGGGCATCTTGTTGCGCACCAATATGAAGGGTTGATTAAAAAGTCGAAACTCCGTGGAGGCAAAAGGAATCGATGA
- the rplO gene encoding 50S ribosomal protein L15, with the protein MKLNELRDREGATKNRKRIGRGIGSGSGKTGGRGVKGQKSRSGVSLNGFEGGQMPIYRRLPKRGFKNSFAKIYNEVSLGRIQRAIDAGKLSIEKPVDVFVLKEAGVVRRVKDGVRLLSDGELKAKIVFNVSGASKIACVKIQKIGGQINFLESVQ; encoded by the coding sequence ATGAAACTTAACGAACTGCGTGATCGCGAAGGCGCAACAAAGAATCGTAAGCGTATTGGACGCGGTATTGGTTCGGGTAGTGGTAAAACGGGTGGTCGTGGTGTTAAAGGACAAAAGTCACGTTCTGGTGTATCACTTAATGGTTTTGAGGGTGGGCAGATGCCTATCTATCGTCGTTTGCCAAAGCGTGGATTTAAAAATTCCTTTGCCAAAATTTATAATGAAGTTTCATTAGGTCGAATTCAACGAGCAATTGATGCAGGAAAGTTAAGTATTGAAAAACCAGTTGATGTTTTTGTGTTAAAAGAAGCCGGTGTTGTTCGTCGTGTAAAAGATGGTGTTCGTCTTCTTTCTGATGGTGAGTTAAAAGCTAAGATTGTGTTTAATGTTTCTGGTGCTTCTAAGATTGCTTGTGTAAAGATTCAAAAAATTGGTGGTCAGATTAATTTTCTTGAATCTGTCCAGTAA
- the rpmD gene encoding 50S ribosomal protein L30, which yields MVQKKSQVGKTVTVEQIGSPIRKPQIQRATLKGLGLNKMRRRRTLEDTLCVRGMIAKVSHLVRVVDEG from the coding sequence ATGGTTCAAAAAAAATCTCAGGTTGGCAAGACGGTAACGGTGGAGCAAATTGGAAGTCCAATTCGAAAGCCGCAAATTCAGCGTGCAACGTTAAAGGGGCTTGGATTAAATAAGATGCGTCGTCGTCGCACTTTAGAGGATACGCTTTGTGTGCGAGGTATGATTGCTAAGGTTTCGCATCTTGTTCGGGTTGTGGATGAAGGTTAG
- the rpsE gene encoding 30S ribosomal protein S5 yields MAQKERNDRDERRNENSSEFVDKLVHINRVAKVVKGGRRFGFAALVVVGDQKGRVGFGHGKAREVPEAIRKATESARREMVYVPLRSGRTLHHDVEGCHGAGRVLLRSASAGTGIIAGGPMRAIFETLGVQDVVAKSLGSSNPYNMVRATFDALKRQVHPKDIAAQRGIKYSTLQSRRQHLIGSEE; encoded by the coding sequence ATGGCACAAAAAGAGCGTAATGATCGCGATGAGCGTCGAAATGAAAATAGTAGTGAATTTGTTGATAAACTTGTGCACATTAATCGTGTTGCTAAAGTTGTGAAGGGTGGACGGCGTTTTGGTTTTGCTGCTCTTGTTGTTGTTGGAGACCAAAAAGGACGTGTTGGTTTTGGTCATGGTAAGGCGCGCGAAGTGCCTGAAGCAATTCGTAAGGCTACAGAATCTGCAAGGCGTGAAATGGTTTACGTTCCGCTTCGATCTGGGCGTACATTACATCATGATGTTGAAGGCTGTCATGGAGCTGGTCGTGTGTTGTTGCGCTCAGCTTCTGCTGGTACCGGTATTATTGCTGGTGGGCCAATGCGTGCTATTTTTGAAACTCTTGGCGTGCAAGATGTTGTTGCTAAATCATTAGGTTCGTCAAATCCTTATAATATGGTACGTGCAACTTTTGATGCTTTAAAGCGTCAGGTGCATCCTAAAGATATTGCAGCGCAACGTGGTATTAAATATTCAACTTTACAATCGCGCCGCCAGCATTTGATTGGTTCAGAAGAATAA
- the rplR gene encoding 50S ribosomal protein L18, with product MVSSKKVIQRRAQRVRRQIRAVANGRPRLSVYRSNQNIYAQIIDDLRGYTLASACTLEEELRKSLKSGSDKAAAFAVGKLIAERAKKVGINEVVFDRGAYVYHGRVKVLAEAAREGGLNF from the coding sequence ATGGTTTCATCTAAAAAGGTTATTCAGCGCCGTGCGCAGCGTGTTCGTCGTCAAATTAGAGCTGTCGCTAATGGTCGTCCGAGACTTAGTGTTTACCGCTCAAATCAGAATATTTATGCACAAATTATTGATGATTTACGTGGGTATACACTTGCTTCTGCATGTACTCTTGAAGAAGAATTGAGAAAATCTTTAAAAAGCGGTTCTGATAAAGCAGCTGCTTTTGCTGTTGGTAAATTAATTGCTGAACGTGCAAAAAAGGTTGGCATTAATGAAGTTGTTTTTGATCGTGGAGCATATGTTTATCATGGTCGAGTGAAAGTTTTAGCTGAAGCTGCTCGTGAGGGCGGTTTGAATTTTTAA
- the rplF gene encoding 50S ribosomal protein L6: protein MSRIGKRPIPVPLGVTATVEGQLIKAKGPKGELSYIVNDEVLVKLEENVVSVLPRDQSKDARSKWGMSRSMIENIFCGVKDGFEKKLEINGVGYRVALQGKDIQLSLGFSHDVIYKVPSGVTVTVPKPTEIVVSGIDKQQVGQVAAEIREYRGPEPYKGKGIKYVDERIVRKEGKKK, encoded by the coding sequence ATGTCTCGTATTGGAAAAAGGCCTATTCCAGTTCCTCTTGGAGTTACTGCTACTGTTGAAGGTCAGTTGATTAAGGCGAAAGGTCCAAAAGGTGAATTGAGCTACATCGTTAATGATGAAGTTTTAGTTAAGCTTGAGGAAAATGTTGTGTCGGTTTTACCGCGTGATCAATCAAAAGATGCACGCTCTAAATGGGGTATGTCGCGTTCAATGATTGAAAATATTTTTTGTGGTGTGAAAGATGGTTTTGAAAAGAAACTTGAGATTAACGGCGTTGGTTATCGTGTTGCTTTACAGGGTAAAGATATTCAATTATCATTAGGTTTTTCTCATGATGTTATTTATAAAGTACCATCTGGTGTTACTGTGACAGTTCCTAAGCCGACAGAGATTGTTGTTTCTGGAATTGATAAACAGCAAGTTGGGCAAGTTGCGGCAGAAATTCGTGAATATCGTGGACCCGAGCCTTATAAAGGTAAAGGTATTAAATATGTAGATGAACGTATCGTTCGTAAAGAAGGTAAAAAGAAGTAA
- the rpsH gene encoding 30S ribosomal protein S8, whose translation MSMSDPLGDMLTRIRNALSRKKGKVVTPASKLRRRVLDVLQSEGYIRGYNQVDFGKGKSEIEIELKYFEGLAVIREISRVSKPGRRVYVSAKSIPQVANGLGISILSTPKGVMADHEAREQNVGGEILCRVF comes from the coding sequence ATGTCTATGTCAGATCCTCTTGGTGATATGTTAACGCGTATTCGTAATGCACTTAGTCGTAAAAAAGGTAAAGTAGTGACGCCTGCTTCTAAGCTTCGTAGGCGGGTTCTTGATGTTCTGCAATCTGAAGGTTATATTCGTGGATATAATCAGGTTGATTTTGGTAAAGGGAAGTCCGAAATCGAAATTGAATTGAAGTATTTTGAAGGTTTAGCTGTTATTCGTGAGATTTCACGTGTTTCAAAGCCTGGTCGTCGTGTGTATGTTTCTGCTAAGTCTATTCCTCAGGTAGCAAATGGTCTTGGTATTTCAATTTTGTCGACTCCTAAAGGGGTCATGGCAGATCATGAAGCGCGTGAACAAAATGTCGGTGGAGAAATTCTCTGTCGTGTTTTCTGA
- the rpsN gene encoding 30S ribosomal protein S14, translating into MAKVSAVEKNKHRVVMAKRYAARRARLKAIVMDQKVSLEERFKASIRLAELPRNSTKVRIRNRCEVSGRPRAYYRKLKMSRIALRELGSLGHIPGIVKSSW; encoded by the coding sequence ATGGCTAAAGTAAGTGCCGTCGAGAAAAATAAGCATCGTGTCGTGATGGCAAAGCGTTATGCTGCACGTCGTGCACGTTTGAAAGCAATTGTGATGGATCAGAAGGTTTCGCTTGAAGAGCGTTTTAAAGCTTCTATTCGGTTGGCGGAGCTGCCACGTAATTCTACAAAGGTTCGTATTCGTAATCGTTGTGAAGTTTCAGGGCGTCCAAGGGCTTATTATCGTAAATTAAAAATGTCGCGAATTGCACTACGTGAACTTGGTTCTCTAGGTCATATTCCCGGCATTGTTAAATCTAGTTGGTAA
- the rplE gene encoding 50S ribosomal protein L5, whose amino-acid sequence MAKEKQKPRMKTHYLEVVRKMLQEKFSYKNEMQIPRVDKIVINMGIGEATTDSKKPSIAAEDLTLITGQRAVVTYARNSIASFKVREKMPLGAKVTLRKDRMFEFLDRLITIALPRVRDFRGLNPKSFDGHGNFAMGIKEHIVFPEVNYDKVDQIWGMDIIVCTTAKTDEEARELLRAFNFPFRL is encoded by the coding sequence ATGGCTAAAGAAAAACAGAAACCGCGCATGAAGACGCATTATCTTGAAGTTGTTCGTAAAATGCTTCAAGAGAAGTTTAGTTATAAAAACGAAATGCAAATTCCGCGTGTTGATAAAATTGTGATTAATATGGGGATTGGTGAGGCGACTACTGATTCCAAAAAACCATCTATTGCGGCTGAAGATCTGACATTGATAACAGGTCAAAGAGCTGTAGTTACCTACGCGCGTAATTCTATCGCGAGCTTTAAGGTTCGTGAAAAAATGCCGCTTGGAGCTAAAGTTACATTGCGTAAAGATCGTATGTTTGAGTTTTTGGATCGTCTTATTACGATTGCCCTTCCACGGGTACGTGATTTTCGTGGTTTAAATCCAAAAAGCTTTGATGGTCATGGTAATTTTGCTATGGGTATTAAAGAGCATATTGTGTTTCCAGAAGTTAATTATGATAAAGTTGATCAGATTTGGGGCATGGATATTATCGTTTGTACGACAGCGAAAACGGATGAGGAAGCGCGTGAATTATTGCGTGCTTTTAATTTTCCATTTCGCTTGTAA
- the rplX gene encoding 50S ribosomal protein L24 — MQKIRKGDKVIVLSGKDKGRSGEVIKVNPKNSSALVLGVNIVKRHQRQTQTQEAGIISKEAPIHLSNLAIVDPKDGKPTRIGFRINADGNKVRVAKRSGELING; from the coding sequence GTGCAAAAAATTCGAAAAGGTGATAAAGTTATCGTTTTATCCGGAAAAGATAAAGGGCGTAGTGGTGAAGTTATTAAGGTGAATCCCAAAAATAGCAGCGCTCTTGTTCTTGGAGTTAATATAGTTAAACGTCATCAGCGTCAGACACAAACGCAAGAAGCTGGAATTATTTCTAAGGAGGCGCCTATTCATTTGTCTAATTTGGCAATTGTTGATCCTAAAGATGGTAAACCTACACGTATAGGCTTTCGTATAAATGCAGATGGTAATAAAGTTCGTGTTGCCAAACGGTCGGGAGAACTGATTAATGGCTAA
- the rplN gene encoding 50S ribosomal protein L14: protein MIQMQTNLDVADNSGARRVMCIKVLGGSKRKYASVGDIVVVSVKDVIPRGRVKKGDVMKAVVVRTAKDIRRADGSVIRFDRNAAVLVDNKKEPIGTRIFGPVPRELRGKNHMKIISLAPEVL, encoded by the coding sequence ATGATTCAGATGCAAACAAACCTCGACGTTGCTGATAATTCTGGTGCTCGTCGTGTCATGTGCATCAAGGTGCTGGGCGGTTCGAAGCGGAAGTATGCTTCGGTCGGTGACATTGTTGTTGTTTCGGTTAAGGATGTTATTCCTCGTGGCCGTGTTAAAAAAGGTGATGTGATGAAAGCTGTGGTAGTTCGTACTGCTAAAGATATTCGTCGCGCGGATGGTAGTGTAATTCGTTTTGATAGAAATGCTGCTGTTTTGGTGGATAATAAAAAAGAGCCGATTGGTACACGCATTTTTGGGCCTGTTCCTCGCGAACTTCGTGGTAAGAACCATATGAAGATCATTTCGCTCGCTCCTGAGGTGTTGTAA
- the rpsQ gene encoding 30S ribosomal protein S17: MPKRILQGVVVSDKSDKTVVVKVERRYSHPLLQKTVRQSKKYKAHDENNQFKIGDRISIQESKPISKDKRWIVIVDSVM, translated from the coding sequence ATGCCTAAACGCATTTTGCAAGGCGTTGTCGTTAGCGACAAGAGTGATAAAACTGTAGTTGTCAAAGTGGAGCGTCGTTATTCTCATCCGCTTCTCCAAAAGACGGTTCGACAGTCTAAGAAATACAAGGCGCATGACGAGAACAATCAATTCAAAATCGGAGATCGGATTTCTATTCAAGAATCTAAACCGATTTCGAAAGATAAACGTTGGATTGTTATTGTAGACAGTGTAATGTAA
- the rpmC gene encoding 50S ribosomal protein L29: MKAEELRAQTLDQMKDELTKLKKEQFNLRFQKATGQLEKTARVKQVRRNIARIKTFLRQKMDGNKV; this comes from the coding sequence ATGAAAGCTGAGGAATTACGGGCACAAACGCTCGACCAAATGAAAGATGAGTTGACTAAGTTAAAGAAAGAACAGTTTAATCTGCGGTTTCAAAAAGCGACAGGTCAATTAGAAAAAACTGCACGTGTTAAACAGGTTCGTCGTAACATTGCGCGTATTAAAACTTTTCTTCGTCAGAAGATGGATGGAAACAAGGTTTAA
- the rplP gene encoding 50S ribosomal protein L16, whose product MLQPKRTKFRKQFKGRIHGVAKGGTDLNFGAYGLKAIEPERITARQIEAARRAITRYMKRSGRVWIRIFPDVPVTSKPTEVRMGKGKGSVDYWAARVSPGRVMFELDGIPEDVAREALRLGAAKLPVKTRFVQRIAE is encoded by the coding sequence ATGTTGCAGCCAAAGCGTACAAAATTTCGTAAGCAATTCAAAGGCCGTATTCACGGTGTTGCGAAAGGTGGTACGGATTTAAATTTCGGTGCTTACGGTTTGAAGGCTATTGAGCCAGAGCGTATTACTGCGCGCCAAATTGAAGCAGCGCGTCGTGCAATTACACGTTACATGAAGCGTTCTGGTCGTGTGTGGATTCGGATTTTTCCAGATGTTCCAGTTACATCTAAGCCGACTGAGGTTCGTATGGGTAAAGGTAAGGGAAGCGTTGACTATTGGGCAGCGCGTGTTTCTCCTGGGCGCGTTATGTTTGAGCTTGATGGGATTCCTGAGGATGTGGCACGTGAAGCGCTTAGATTGGGCGCTGCAAAGTTGCCTGTTAAGACTCGTTTTGTTCAACGAATTGCCGAATAA